A window of the Planococcus citri chromosome 4, ihPlaCitr1.1, whole genome shotgun sequence genome harbors these coding sequences:
- the LOC135844774 gene encoding beta-1,4-galactosyltransferase 7-like isoform X2, giving the protein MKIKKNNVLILTCIVLFVVYFLYTRKGLNTLLLPPLPEITDAEPPEHTLCVLVPFRNVFEELLEFIPHMNAFLNRQKIRFHFVVVNQVTDGNRFNKGVIFNAGVKFITEDYQDCDYLALHDIDLLPLNDEISYAYRGDVAFHVKRVDYNQTGDEYDPQIYIGGILLISMWIHSPSRPRDHIRCASDARYQLREHESETGLHDVEYELVSVRFFEMDCVPFTMYNIKVPCDEKKTPWCKPTVC; this is encoded by the exons atgaaaattaaaaaaaacaacgttttgaTTTTAACTTGTATCGTTTTATTCGTTGTGTATTTCCTGTATACGAGAAAAG GCTTGAATACGCTACTTCTGCCACCACTGCCAGAAATAACTGATGCAGAACCGCCTGAACACACTCTATGTGTACTGGTGCCATTTCGAAATGTTTTCGAAGAACTACTCGAATTTATACCTCATATGAACGCCTTTTTGAATCGTCAGAAGATCCGCTTTCATTTCGTCGTTGTTAACCAG GTTACAGATGGGAATCGGTTCAATAAAGGAGTCATCTTCAACGCCGGGGTTAAATTCATTACAGAGGATTACCAGGACTGTGATTACTTGGCTCTTCACGACATAGATTTATTACCTTTGAATGACGAAATTTCTTACGCTTACCGAGGGGACGTTGCTTTTCATGTGAAGAGAGTTGACTATAATCAAACCGGAGATGAATACGATCCTCAGATTTATATTGGTGGAATTTTATTAATATCAAT gtggATTCATTCGCCGAGCCGTCCTAGAGATCACATTCGTTGTGCTAGTGATGCGAGATATCAACTCAGAGAACACGAATCCGAAACAGGATTGCACGACGTGGAATACGAGCTGGTGTCtgtgcgattttttgaaatggattgTGTCCCGTTTACCATGTACAATATTAAAGTACCATGTGATGAGAAGAAAACACCGTGGTGTAAACCCACAGTCTGTTAA
- the LOC135844774 gene encoding beta-1,4-galactosyltransferase 7-like isoform X1, translated as MKIKKNNVLILTCIVLFVVYFLYTRKGLNTLLLPPLPEITDAEPPEHTLCVLVPFRNVFEELLEFIPHMNAFLNRQKIRFHFVVVNQVTDGNRFNKGVIFNAGVKFITEDYQDCDYLALHDIDLLPLNDEISYAYRGDVAFHVKRVDYNQTGDEYDPQIYIGGILLISIEQYIRVNGFGNHFWGWGGEDKNFGYRLSNHSVVKTRPINLSTGVNDTFKWIHSPSRPRDHIRCASDARYQLREHESETGLHDVEYELVSVRFFEMDCVPFTMYNIKVPCDEKKTPWCKPTVC; from the exons atgaaaattaaaaaaaacaacgttttgaTTTTAACTTGTATCGTTTTATTCGTTGTGTATTTCCTGTATACGAGAAAAG GCTTGAATACGCTACTTCTGCCACCACTGCCAGAAATAACTGATGCAGAACCGCCTGAACACACTCTATGTGTACTGGTGCCATTTCGAAATGTTTTCGAAGAACTACTCGAATTTATACCTCATATGAACGCCTTTTTGAATCGTCAGAAGATCCGCTTTCATTTCGTCGTTGTTAACCAG GTTACAGATGGGAATCGGTTCAATAAAGGAGTCATCTTCAACGCCGGGGTTAAATTCATTACAGAGGATTACCAGGACTGTGATTACTTGGCTCTTCACGACATAGATTTATTACCTTTGAATGACGAAATTTCTTACGCTTACCGAGGGGACGTTGCTTTTCATGTGAAGAGAGTTGACTATAATCAAACCGGAGATGAATACGATCCTCAGATTTATATTGGTGGAATTTTATTAATATCAAT CGAACAATACATTCGTGTGAACGGATTCGGTAATCATTTCTGGGGATGGGGAGGAGAGGATAAGAATTTCGGCTATCGCTTGAGTAACCATTCTGTAGTAAAAACTCGCCCAATTAATCTCAGCACAGGAGTAAACGATACGTTCAA gtggATTCATTCGCCGAGCCGTCCTAGAGATCACATTCGTTGTGCTAGTGATGCGAGATATCAACTCAGAGAACACGAATCCGAAACAGGATTGCACGACGTGGAATACGAGCTGGTGTCtgtgcgattttttgaaatggattgTGTCCCGTTTACCATGTACAATATTAAAGTACCATGTGATGAGAAGAAAACACCGTGGTGTAAACCCACAGTCTGTTAA